The Raphanus sativus cultivar WK10039 chromosome 6, ASM80110v3, whole genome shotgun sequence sequence TCTCCAgactctccaccaccaccgtcGAGTTCAGATCTGACTTCTCCCATGTCCCGAAGAATCGTAAAGTCCTCACGATCATGAAAAGATCTCACATCTCCTCTCCTCGCTCTTACTTCCGCCCAGCGATCTCATTCCTCGGCGTCATCCTCCTGTTCCTTCTCGGTCTAACACTAACCTCTCAAAAACCATCCGGTTCAACCCCGAACCGAATCCTAACCGGTAAACCCAACATCCCCAGGCTCGCTTACTTGGTCACGGGGACTAAAGGAGATGTCAAACGGGTGAAGCGTCTCCTCAGGGCGATACACCACCCGAGAAACCACTATCTTGTGCATCTTGATCTTCAAGCTTCCGACGAGGAGAGGATGGATCTCGCGAAGTTCGTGAGGtcggagaaggagaagatgaggaacgTTATGGTGATGGGTTTGGCTGACTTGGTGACGGAGAAAGGTCCGACTGTGTTGGCTAGCACGCTCCACGGTGTTGCGATTCTGTTGAAGAAGGCTGAGGATTGGGATTGGTTTATTAATCTTGGCTCATCTGATTATCCTCTCATGACTCAAGACGGTACAACTTTTTTTACTCAAAATCTTAAACCGGTTTTATTGTAATTGATTGGCTTAAACCGGTTTTAATTAGTTCATGAATTTCGTTTATGGTGTGGTTGGTTCTCTTCTGGACAAATTTTGAATTATTGGTGTTTTGTTATCCAACATCAAATGAATATGAGCTTAGGATTCGGTTTATGTATTTGATTGGGTCATGTGCGTTGGGTTGAACCGGTTTTCTTGATTCATGAATCTAATATATGGTGTGGGTGTAGACTATATATGCTTTTGATTGTCCTAGACAAGAATTAGGGAGACATGTCTTAGATTTGCTTATGTGTATTTGACTTTGACTAAGCCTTTTGAGACACTGGACTTTAGTGTAAAACATAAGTGTGTGTCTGAAATGTTTTGTCTTGGCTTAGACTTATACATTCTTGTTTTACAGTTCAGTGAATCTGATTGTACTTTTGGTTGTATTTTGTCGGTTTTTCAGATATTTTGCATATCTTCTCATACTTGCCTCGTTACCTGAACTTCATTGAGCACACAAGCAACATCGGTTGGAAAGAGTGAGGATGCTGTTATTATGTATACATTACCTGGaatgttttctctgtttttatatTCAGAAACAGATCATTTTGtgtcaacaatttttttaattgtaaatttttttgcAGGAGTCAAAGAGCAAGACCTATCATTATCGACCCTGGCTTTTACCATTCGAAGAAATCTGGTGTATTTTGGGCTAAAGAACGAAGATCATTGCCTGCTTCCTTCAAACTTTTCATGGGTAAAAAAACATAACACTTTAATCTCACTGCCTGTTCCGTTCTTATTCTAAGTAATATGATTTCTGTTTCTAACAGGGTCAACAAGTGTAGCTCTAACAAGACCCTTCCTCGAGTTCTGCATCTGGGGATGGGACAACCTCCCAAGAACGCTGTTAATGTACTACACGAACTTCCTTTTATCATCAGAAGGCTATTTTCAGACGGTTGTGTGCAACAACAAAGATTATCAGAACACAACTGTTAACCATGACTTGCACTACACGCACTGGGATACGGTTCTCCAACAGCGAGCCCTGAATCTAACGGTTGAGGATTTTCATGACATGGTCCAAAGCGGGGCGCCATTTGCAAGGGAGTTTCGAGAGGGTGATCTCGTACTTGATAAGATTGACGCCGAGCTGCTTGGTCAAACCGATGGTGGATCGGGGTTGAAGACTCCGGAGATTGTTAAACCCACGGTGAGTTCTAAGAGGCTTGAGAAGCTCATGGTTAAgcttcttgatcatgagaacttCAGGGCTAAGCAatgtaaatagttttttttttttactttctcttggttattgattttttttctttcaatcatTGATTTTCCATGGGAAGTTTCTTTGGCCTTTGTAATATATTACTTATATGTTAATCTCATCAACTTATAATTGAATTATCAAAAAGTTTTTAGCAGATTAGCTCTGATTAGCTGCAAGATgacaaaatatagaaaatcaaatatgcggaaagaaataaaaagaaaagtattgTAAACTTGCAGAATTATTgcatatagaaaaaaaaaactgaattggTAAAAATCTTAGAATCGCATAGTGATTCTGATTTCATCCTGAGATTACAAAATCAAAGCCATTAATTAAGTTATTTGTcaaatttaacataaaactCTAAAGTCTAAGCCACTCTATTTTGCATTGTCTTTTGTTGTTACATATTGCAAAGTTACAAAAACGTAGAAAACtatgattacaaaataaaagcCATTAATTGAACTATTGGTCTTTTTCTATTTTACCTAAAATAAGCGTCATATTTGTCTGTTTTACATTTGATCAAAttggtttaaaaccaaaataattttctttagaCAATTACCTCAGATTGGTATAACCAAATAGTTTCTTTGTGACCGTTCAGATTGGTAGTGCTGCGAAATGACAAAATAGTAgaaataaaatactataaatCTATCAAAGTTTGCGAGGAATGTTTTTGCAGAATGTTAAGTATATAAAACTTGGAAAAGAAACATTGGAAAATGAACCGAAGGTCCAGACTTCAACGCATAGGGAGACGGAGAGAGTAAGAGTCACGCTGTTCGAGGGAGCGTGAAGAGCAATCACATCTACCAGAGAGATATTGCCatgcagagaaaaaaaaatcaaagctaagaaagaagagagagggaACATGATGGACCGGTCACGATGCTTCGACTGTCTTCCAACGACCAAAGCACCCATTTTACTCACTTTTCCTAATTCCAATCTCTTTGATCTTCTTTtctgttttcaaataattatgtTAAATCATTATATGATCAACGATCCTATTAACAATCATTATGTAACACCTCGAAGTTCGGTCTACATAACACCTTTGTCTCCTAAATTCACTCCATATATTCTACTCGGATCAATCTAGACAGAAATAACTATATAAGCACTCTTACCGAGAGATACTTCGCTCTTTAAGTTGAATCAATCTATACCAAAAAAACACCTTATAGTCATTATTTTAAGGGACAAGGGTTAACTTTACAATTTTACATAGGGACAGCATCCAATTCGATTACATCGTTGTCTTTGAATGTGTCAAAATAGACTTTTAGTTATCATGGATTTATGACGACAATTTCTATGAGCATTAGTCAAATAATAACGAGTCATACAGCAAGAATATACTTCTATTTATAACATGACAAGTAAACATTAGTCAAATAATAACGAGTTATAAATGTGTGGATCTATGAAGCGGGACCATCACAAAGTAAAAAAATGCATGAAAGCAAAtgtactaaatatatatttgtgtatgAAACTATTGATAAGAAATTTAAGCCCTAACTAaagcaagaaaacaaaaagaatcatgTCAGTCCCACCCCATATGGGAcacaaaccctaataattacatatatgCCAATTATTTTCCTATTACCCCCACACAAAATATTGTAtacacatgcatatatatattgacataaatatatataaaggttCGTACCCACTTTAATTTTAGCCATCTTCATTCTCACACTCAACCGTCTCTTCTTTCCCttcattctctttgtttttttttcctttgatcTGATTCCTCTACTAGATCTAGTTCCAATATCACCcaccaagaaaaaaagaaagaagaatatAACTTTACTTTAAGAATTTTGAAGaataaaatcaaaagagagCATAACCATGGTTTTCTCCTCCATCCAAGCTTATCTTGATTCATCCAACTGGCAACAAGTAAGTTCTTTACTATTCCATATATACAAAACCTtcttatatatgataaaaaaaatatgtatattattgcTAGTAATTACATGCTCAAATTCGGGAATCAAACTAATAAAATAGATCTTAATtcaaagaagcaaaagaaagaCACAAAAACCGCCTTCTTTGGAATTATCATGCATAATCTAAGTTTTGAATCGAACTCAAAAAGTGTTATTTAGCATGTTCTTTGAATATTATTGTCAGTTCACTTTCAgtaattcatttattattttcttttcacatttgttaaattattttaggCTCCTCCGAGCAACTATAATCAGGGCGGCGCAGGAGCCTCAGCAACCGGGGGTCATGGTCTTCGTCCTCAGATGCAGCCACAACCGCAGCAGCCGCAGTCTAATGGTAGCGGAGGCAGCGGCTCAATCCGACCAGGATCGATGGTGGACAGAGCAAGACAAGCAAACGTAGCCATGCCCGAAGCGGCACTAAAATGTCCAAGATGCGAATCCACCAACACTAAGTTCTGCTACTTCAACAACTACAGCCTCACTCAGCCACGCCACTTCTGCAAAACCTGCCGGAGATACTGGACACGTGGCGGTGCCTTACGCAACGTCCCCGTCGGTGGTGGCTGCCGGAGAAACAGGCGTACTAaaagcagcagcaacaacaataGCAGCACCGCCACTAGCAACAACACGAGCTTCTCCTCCGCTGCCTCGGGGAATGCATCCACAATCAGCGCGATTCTCTCCTCGAACTATGGAGGAACCCATGAGAATATCTTGAGTCAGATTTTGTCTCCAGGTAGGCTAATGAATGCTAATTATAATCATCATCTAGGTGATCTCACAGATAATACAAAAACAGACAACAACATGAGCTTGTTGAACTATGGAGGATTGAGTCAAGACTTGAGATCAGTCCACATGGGAACTTCTGGTGGCTCTCTTATGAGCTGTGTTGATGAGTGGAGAACGGCGTCGCATCATCAGCAGCCGCAGATTTTGGGAGGTGGAAACTTGGAGGACTCTAATCCTAATCCATCTTCAAATGGATTTTACCCTTTTGAGTCGCCTAGGATTACTTCTGCGTCGATCTCATCTGCTTTGGCGTCGCAGTTTTCTTCAGTCAAAGTTGAAGATAATAATCCTTACAAATGGGTTAATGTCAATGGTAATTGCTCTTCCTGGACTGATCTCTCTACTTTCGGCTCTTCTCGTTGAGTTCAACAAAAAAATGGAACTAGAGGGTACTTAGTGATGAAAAACCCTAGTTACAAACTATTAGTTTAGTTTTATCTTGTTCTACGTTTTCtttgtttagttttgtttacGACTTCCCTTGTTTTCGGCCTATGGTTATAGGTACGTAGCTTCAGTTATTGGTTGTGTCTGAGACTGTTCCTTTGTTGTATCAACACTTCCTTTGTTATATTTTGAGTTTGATTACTACTATATCGAATGGTCTTAATGTCTTAGATGGATCTATATATCTATGTATCTTACTAGTATAGTctaaattttagtattattttgttCTACACCTTATTGCGTGTTGCTAATTATTAAAATCTACAGTgatcaataattttatttgccGGGCATACTTAGAagctaattaattatatttagttaattagtAAACTACTGTACTTTGTTCTTAACCGAAACTGTCAAATATAAAACACTATTTTGGTCTAAAGGTCTCTTCCTAATTTGCTCTCCTCTCTACTCTCGGATTTGAATAGAATATATAATTGAAGCAAAATGGACCAAAAAGGTAAACGAAATATGATTTTTTACGAGCTAAAATCAACCTCCTTTCATCATGATAGAGCTTAATCTCGCCAGAAACTGTCTTTGAATGTATCACGATAGAATTGATTCTGAAGGTTCTCTCACCATAGCTAATAGTACGTCTCCAGCTGAACCACTGGTTGCttagaattttctttttaaaatataaaagtaagatttttttgtaacaacgaaagtcacaaaataatttattagatgAAACTCTGTGAAGAGAGAGCACTAGAACCAAGCAAATTGCGATTGAGAGACTTGTCATGACAGCGAAGGGAAAGGTTTTAGAAACCAAATCCGAAGACGTAGGCTTGATAGGCAAGGTGAGGTTTGGCGGAAAGATCTTTAGAAAGGAACAATAGACGTGAATATGTATGTTTAATTGTCTCACATAAACATTTTAATGAATCAGTAAGAATATAacatttctaatttttatgtttaaactTTTTTGGTATAGAATTAAAAGGAAATAAAGATTTCTTTAAATACTTAGATGATATTTAATCAGGAGAATTGAGATGACGGCTGGATTTTCTCACATGTGACTATGAACATCTAAGAAGGACAGAAGCAGAGAATCAATGTCGGGAcgagaattttaatcttaagaATGACAGTTTGACGCGCTTCGGAACGCGTGTACACAGCTCACTAGGCGACAGATTTGCTTTTTCTGTCAGTTTGTGTGGACCTCGTCTTCCATATTTCACTGTTGAGTGTTAGAAGAGGTCATTCTCAAGCCTCTGCTGATTTGGTCATTATTGGAGTTTCTTCCCTCTAGTTCCATTGTCCCACTTACCGGAGATTACTGGTTACTTTTTTAACTTCAGTTTATAAACGGTAATATGTGAacattaaaagaagaaaatttagCAAAAACGTTACACTTAACTTTATCCTATTAATtgaatttgtaaattttaacaAGATTTTCGTTTGTCAATTGAGAGTAAGTTAGATTATAACGGAAAACATTCATTTTCTTTCGAGTCATAAAGAGGAAGGATTGGTTCACAGTGAAAGAAAGGAATCTAAATTAGCTGATTGTTCTGCTTTTGCAAGTACCAATGCCTGCTCACCAATATGCATGGAATAAAGCACATTCAAACCTATAAAGCTACGCTTATCTCCTAGGCTTCTCTTTCTAAAAAACGCTCCCAGGCACTTTTAGCGAGAACAGTTATTAACCGTTGACTCCTTCCCTTTGTCTCTCTTTTACCCACTAGTCCCTTTACTGCTTTTGGGCCTGCGCACTGGTCCCCCCTCTGTTCTCCTGCTGCATTTTTCAAATTGTTTCTCCTTTCATCTATTACCCGCCGGTTCTTAAGTTGTTTCTCCATAATCACCACCGCCCTTGACCGAAAGTCACCGGGTTCCGCCCCCGACCACCGTCGGAGGGTCAGCCAAGCTGGTCGCCGTACCCCCTTGGTCGTATATCACAAACTGGGCTCTAGAAAGTTTAAGGGAAAACTCTTGCTAATGGCGGAAAATGGGAAGTTTATGGCCTAATCCTACGGCTCTGCTCCTCTCTTTGGTTGTTATAACCTAAATCCTACCTCTCCTAACCGTTGTTCACTACTTGGGTTGCTATAACCTTTCTTCTTGTTGCTAGAAACACTTCGAAGATCTTTAATATGTCTCGCCGCTACTCCCGCTCAGATAAGGAAAAGTGGGTGTCTGCTGCTCCTCAAGACACAAAACGCTCCCCTGTTCGCATTCCTTCGAGCAACACTGACAGCCTCATTGCAGCGAACAAACTAACTATCATTGGCCGTGTTACAAACCCTACTCTACAACGCCCTAGAGCAGTCATCGAATTTTTGCCACAGGTTTGGAACCTAGAAGGCAGGGTAACTGGTAGAGATTTGGGCCCTGAGAAATTCCAATTCCGCTTTGAGTCAGAAGCTGACCTACTCTTAGTCCTCAAGAAAGGCCCTTACCACTACAAGAAGTGGATGATTATACTCCAACGATGGGAGCCAGTTATCTCAGACACGTTCCCATCTGTCATCTCCTTCTGGCTTAGAGTACACGATCTCCCTCTCCACTTCTGGAACGAACCAACACTTAACACTATCGGAAAGGAACTTGGTTTCGTGGCAGATAGTGTGGCGGATGATGCACGCATCAGAGTTGAGATGAACGGTATGCAACCACTAAGCATGAACCTTGAAATTCGTCTTCCTTCGGATGAGGTCACAACTGTGGAATTTGAGTATCTAAAGAT is a genomic window containing:
- the LOC108812344 gene encoding beta-glucuronosyltransferase GlcAT14C, which encodes MKRSHISSPRSYFRPAISFLGVILLFLLGLTLTSQKPSGSTPNRILTGKPNIPRLAYLVTGTKGDVKRVKRLLRAIHHPRNHYLVHLDLQASDEERMDLAKFVRSEKEKMRNVMVMGLADLVTEKGPTVLASTLHGVAILLKKAEDWDWFINLGSSDYPLMTQDDILHIFSYLPRYLNFIEHTSNIGWKESQRARPIIIDPGFYHSKKSGVFWAKERRSLPASFKLFMGSTSVALTRPFLEFCIWGWDNLPRTLLMYYTNFLLSSEGYFQTVVCNNKDYQNTTVNHDLHYTHWDTVLQQRALNLTVEDFHDMVQSGAPFAREFREGDLVLDKIDAELLGQTDGGSGLKTPEIVKPTVSSKRLEKLMVKLLDHENFRAKQCK
- the LOC108809257 gene encoding dof zinc finger protein DOF2.4 isoform X2 — its product is MVFSSIQAYLDSSNWQQAPPSNYNQGGAGASATGGHGLRPQMQPQPQQPQSNGSGGSGSIRPGSMVDRARQANVAMPEAALKCPRCESTNTKFCYFNNYSLTQPRHFCKTCRRYWTRGGALRNVPVGGGCRRNRRTKSSSNNNSSTATSNNTSFSSAASGNASTISAILSSNYGGTHENILSQILSPDNNMSLLNYGGLSQDLRSVHMGTSGGSLMSCVDEWRTASHHQQPQILGGGNLEDSNPNPSSNGFYPFESPRITSASISSALASQFSSVKVEDNNPYKWVNVNGNCSSWTDLSTFGSSR
- the LOC108809257 gene encoding dof zinc finger protein DOF2.4 isoform X1 — protein: MVFSSIQAYLDSSNWQQAPPSNYNQGGAGASATGGHGLRPQMQPQPQQPQSNGSGGSGSIRPGSMVDRARQANVAMPEAALKCPRCESTNTKFCYFNNYSLTQPRHFCKTCRRYWTRGGALRNVPVGGGCRRNRRTKSSSNNNSSTATSNNTSFSSAASGNASTISAILSSNYGGTHENILSQILSPGRLMNANYNHHLGDLTDNTKTDNNMSLLNYGGLSQDLRSVHMGTSGGSLMSCVDEWRTASHHQQPQILGGGNLEDSNPNPSSNGFYPFESPRITSASISSALASQFSSVKVEDNNPYKWVNVNGNCSSWTDLSTFGSSR